The genomic interval AAAAAGAAGAAGTTGACCCTACAAGGATCAACTCCTTCCATTACGATTTCAACAACCGTAAGCTGTTTAAGATGACTAAAATTGTACTTCCTTCATGGCCGATGACCCCAAACGGCAGGTCAATGAGTTGCAGGAAGTTGGAGGCAATAAGTAACATGATCACAGTAATCGAAAAGACGATATTTTGTTTGACGATGCGATTCATTCGTTTAGACAAGCGAATCGCTTCTGCAATGCGAGGCAAGTCATTTTTCATAAGAACGACATCAGCCGTTTCTAAAGCGACATCCGTTCCTTCTCCCATCGCAATACCTACGTTGGCCGCAGCTAATGCCGGTGCATCGTTAATCCCATCACCTACCATTGCCACGGTGCCGTATTTTTTCTTCAGCTTTTTCACATATTCCACTTTCGTTTCTGGTAAGCACTCCGCTAAATAATCATCAACTTTTGATTCAGCAGCAATCGCTTTAGCCGTCGTTTCGCTATCTCCTGTGAGCATAATCGTATAAATCCCATGTTCCTTCAGTGCTTGAATCGCCTGAATCGTATCATCCCGTACTACGTCTTTTAATGCAATGAGGGCAGCAATGCCTTTGTCATCGGCTGCAAACACGATTGATTTTCCTTCAGCGGCTAATTGATGCATTCGGCCGTCAGCAAATGCGTACGCTTGTTCGTTACCGACGAATTCCGCTTTTCCGACTTTCCAATGAACCCCGTTAATCGTAGATTCAATCCCCCATCCAGAAACATCTTTCACTTGCTCTGGTTCGATAAACGTAGCGATTCCTTTCTTTTTCACGTATTGTACAATCGCTTGAGCAAGCGGATGGTTCGAATGATTTTCGATGGAGGCAATGGTCTGCATCGTTTCTTCTTCATTTAAATCATCACGCACAATGACATCAGTAACCATTGGTTTTCCTTTGGTCAGCGTCCCGGTTTTATCAAAGGCAATGGCCCGAATGTGGCTTAAGTTTTCTAAGTGAACGCCGCCTTTAAATAAAATTCCGTGACGAGCTCCGTTTGATATGGCTGAAAGTGTGGCTGGCATAATTGATGCGACAAGTGCACAAGGGGAAGCAACAACAAGTAAAATCATCGCCCGATAAAACGTGTCGGTCCAGCTCCACCCAAGCAGATAATGTGGAAGGAACATCATCACGAATACGACTAGTAGCACAATTTTTACATATTGACCTTCAAATTTTTCAATAAAAAGCTGGGAAGGAGATTTTTCACTTTGCGCCGATTGAACAAGCTGAATAATTTTTTGGAACAATGTTTCGCTGCTCGGCTTTGTCACTTGAATAGTTATCGAACCGTTGATGTTTACCGTTCCTGCGAACACTTCACTGTCCATTTCTTTTTGTACAGGCATCGATTCACCGGTAATCGCCGACTCATCGATTGTCGTTTCGCCTTTGATAATAATGCCGTCGGCTGGTACGCGTTCCCCTGGTTTTACTAAAATAAGGTCGCCAACGGTTAACTTGGAAACATGTACTTTTTCTTCCTTCCCATCGGTAATACGTAACGCTT from Bacillus sp. (in: firmicutes) carries:
- the cadA gene encoding cadmium-translocating P-type ATPase yields the protein MSLEAKMLSMKREQQRNVSSVWEQLKPHMELIAAIVSGILIFFGWLYSKPEMTGISITFYILAYIIGGFAKAKEGIEETIENKELNVEMLMVLAAIGAAIIGYWTEGAMLIFIFAMSGALETYTSNKSHKEISALMELQPEEALRITDGKEEKVHVSKLTVGDLILVKPGERVPADGIIIKGETTIDESAITGESMPVQKEMDSEVFAGTVNINGSITIQVTKPSSETLFQKIIQLVQSAQSEKSPSQLFIEKFEGQYVKIVLLVVFVMMFLPHYLLGWSWTDTFYRAMILLVVASPCALVASIMPATLSAISNGARHGILFKGGVHLENLSHIRAIAFDKTGTLTKGKPMVTDVIVRDDLNEEETMQTIASIENHSNHPLAQAIVQYVKKKGIATFIEPEQVKDVSGWGIESTINGVHWKVGKAEFVGNEQAYAFADGRMHQLAAEGKSIVFAADDKGIAALIALKDVVRDDTIQAIQALKEHGIYTIMLTGDSETTAKAIAAESKVDDYLAECLPETKVEYVKKLKKKYGTVAMVGDGINDAPALAAANVGIAMGEGTDVALETADVVLMKNDLPRIAEAIRLSKRMNRIVKQNIVFSITVIMLLIASNFLQLIDLPFGVIGHEGSTILVILNSLRLLKS